From the genome of Streptomyces sp. NBC_01304:
ATCCTCGCTGCTCACACCGGGTCCCGCACGCCGACTCATGGCGCCTTGGGATTCGGGGTCGACCGCGAGCGGGCGGTAGGGCTTCCCTCTGTGCCGACGGCTCGGCCATACCCTTTCGGGTATGAGTTCCGAAATGTCCTTCGCCTGGGACGGCCGGCCGGATGCGGACAAGCATGTGCTCGTGGAGCAGTACGCAGATATCGGTGAGCCCGCGCCCGACCTCTCCGACGGTGCGGACCGCCCCTTTACCGTCGGCGCGGTCACGGCCCGGCATGACCGCGCGCTGCTGGGCTGGGGATGGGTGTACGAGGACCATGACGGCGCCGCACGAGTACAGACCACGTACGTGCCACGTTTTGCCCGACGCATCAAAACGGGCCACTACGACCTGCTCCCGCCGTCTGCCGAGGAGTTCGAAGTGATGGAGGGCCTGTACCGGCGGGCGGTCCAGGGGGCCCGTACCGCCGGCTACCGGACCTTGCGCTGGAGCGGCCCGGACACCGGTCCCGACGGACACGCCGCGACCGCTTTGAAGGCCCAGGGCCACACCGAATACGCCCGCACCTGGAGCGCCGAACCGGCCACGTGGCAGCCCTCTGCCGGCCTGCCCGAAGTGCAGGTCGAGCAACTTCCCGAACCGGGCCTCACCCTGGCGACGGAAAACGCCGAAGTCTCAGCCCGCATCGACGGGCCCACGGCCTACATCAACGCCGGCGAAGCGATCCACCACCACGCCGAACCGCCCGCGCTCGCCGCACTCCTCGCGGAGCTCGTCACCCGCCTGCAAAGGAAGCACCCCGAGGTCACCGCACTGACCATCTGGGAATTCGACGACGCCGACACCGGCCTGCGCCAAGCGCTGTCCTTGGCCGGCCTGCGCATCACCGCACGCCACATGACGTACGAGCTCCCACTCGCATCGCCCTGACCCGACAGGGCCTGCCCCTCGTGCGCCTCCGGCAAGTCCTGCCGGAGGCGACGAGCCGCCCCTACGCGACAGCGGTGCCTTCGAGCTCGACCATCAGGTCGGGGACCGCCAGCCGTGTCACCCCGAGCATCGTCGTGGCAGGCGCCACCGCGGCCGCGCCCAACCGCGACGCCAGTACGCCGTAGTGCTGGAAGAGCAGATCCACGTCGGTGGTGTGGACATTGAGGCGGACCAGGTTCGCGAGGGACATGCCTGCCTCGCCGAGGACGGCCTCCAGGTTGTCGATGCTCAGCGCCAACTGCGCCGCCATGTCACCGGCATGCTGGGGCTTGCCCTCGTCGCTCATCGCGGTCTGCCCCGAGCAGTACAGGGTCCGGGTGTGCCCGGAGACGATCTCCCCCTGGTTGAATCCCATCTCCACGGACCAGGTCCACGGGTTGACCGCTGTTCGCTCCATCGCCACACCAGCTCCATTCGGTTCGTCGACCATCGACAGCACGTGCGTCAATTGCCTTGGTAGCCGCGGCCTTTGACGTCGTGTGGAAAGCCTCCCAACGAATCACGACATCAACTGTCATGTATGCCAGTAGGGTTCTGGGATGCGCGCCGACCGACTGGTCTCCCTGGTGCTGTTGCTGCGTCGGCACGGCCGGTTGACCGCGCCCGCGCTGGCCCGCGAGCTCGAGGTGTCCACGCGCACCGTGCTGCGCGACATCGAGGCGCTGTCCGCGGCCGGCGTCCCGGTCTACGCCGAGCGCGGTCGGCACGGCGGTTTCGCGCTGTTGCCCGGATTCCAGACCGAGCTCACCGGGCTGAACCACGACGAGGCGCTTGCCCTGCTGGTCGCAGCATCACGGCGCGGCGCGCAGGTGTTCGGCCTCGGTTCGGCGCTCGCCTCGGCCATGCTCAAGGTGGTCGACGCGCTGCCCGAGAGCTATCGGAGCACCGCGAACGACGCGGCCCAGCGATGGCTGATCGACCCGGAGACCGACCTCCTCTCACGCCCACTGCTCGCCGAGGAGGTGCCCGACGCCGTCATGACCGAGGTCCGGCGCGCGGTGCTCGCCGGACACAAGCTGCGTATCCGGTACGCGGCCGTGGACCAGGCCCCGAAGTGGCGCACGGTGGACCCGATCGGCCTGGTCGCCGTGCGCGACCAGGCCTACTTGTTGGCCAAGCGGTCCGGCGCGGACCGCACCTACAAGCTGTCCCGGGTGTCGGCCGCCGAGGAACTCCCCGAACCCGCACAGCGACCGGAGCAGGTCGACCTTGACCGGACCTGGCAGGAGCGCAGCACGCGGTTCCGGACCGGCGGCGACCAGGTCACCGTGCTGGTACGGATGAACCCGGCGCGACGGGAGGAGCTGGTGCGCACCGCGCTGGCCATCCTCGCCGAAGAGGCCGACGCGGATGGCTGGTTGCGGCTGGAGGTCACCTTCCAGGATGCGCGTCACGCCGAGTGGGCGCTGTGGCAGCTCGCCACGAGCGCGGAAGCCCTGGCCCCGCAGTGGTTGCGCGCCTCCCTGCGCGAGCGCGCCGCCGAGATCGCCGGCTGGTACGGAGAGCCGTCCTGAGAAGAGCCGCGTGGCGCGGACCGCAGCCTTCGTGACGCGGACAAGCGTCCCGCCCCCGTTCCCCGTCAGCCCCAGGCAAGGACGCAGAAGACGTTGCCCTCCGGGTCGGCGAGCACCGTCCACGGGACGTCACCCTGGCCGAGGTCGACGTCCGTGGCGCCGAGCGCCCGCAGCCGGGCCACCTCCGCCGCCCTGTCGTCACCGCGGTGCGGCGCGACGTCGAGGTGGACGCGGTTCCGCGCGGTCAGCACACCGGGGGTGCGAAGAAACTCCAGGTAGGGGCCGACGCCTTGGGCGGAGTGCAGCTGCGCGTAATCGTCGGTCACCTCGTGCGGGGTCCAGTCCAACGCCTCGCCCCAGAAGCGGGCAAGGGCCCGCGGCTCCGCGCAGTCGACGACCACTGCGGCGATCGGCCCCGTGTCCCGGTAGACCTCCCGCGGCTCCAGGACGCAGAAGACGTTGCCCTCCGGGTCGGCAAGCACCGTCCAGGGGACATCGCCCTGGCCCACATCGGCGGGCGTCGCGCCGAGATCCTTCAGACGCGCGACCAACTCCGCCTGATGCGCCGCAGAGGTGGTGGCGAGATCGAGGTGCACGCGGCATGTCGCCGTTTCGGGGTCCGGCACCGTGACGACATCGACACAAATGGCTCCGGACTCCGGAAAGGCAAAGCCCTCGGGTCGCACGCGGGTCACACCGGGAGTCCCGCCGGAAGCACCCCAGCCGAGCGCCTCCGCCCAGAACCGGCCGAGCACGGCGTTGTCGCCGGCCTTGAAGTTCACCTGAAGCAGTCCCAGCGCCATGCCGCCAACCCTATGCCGGGGTGGATCGAGGGTGCCGCGCGGAACGATGCGCCACGGATGTGGAACTGTCGTGTGAGGATTCCGCATGCCGAAACCGTAGGGCGCCACGTCCGTTGGGCCGGGGAGAGGTTCCCCCGCGTTCGGTCCCTTGTACTGACGGAGTGAGGCCATGGCCGCGCCCAACGACTCTCTGCTGAGCCTGATCCGTGAAGCGGGCTGGACGTATGAAGCCCTGGCACGTCGCGTCAACGAGGGCGCCCGGCAGCGCGCGCTGGACACCACGTACGACCGTACGGCGGTGGCGCACTGGGTCCGCGGCTCTCGGCCCCGCCGCCCCGTCCCGGACCTGCTCTGCGAACTCTTCACCCAACGCCTCGGGCGGTTGGTCGAGCCGGTGCACCTGGGGCTGGCCGATGCGCGGCCCCCAGCACTCGAAGGCGCGGCATCGCTGCTCGCCGCCATCCCCGGTCTCGAGCCGAACAGCATGCAAAGCGGGGGCTCCTCCCATACCCGCGTACCCGAACAGCGTGGACGCCCGGGACAGACCGTGCCGGCCTCGCGGGCGCAGGTGTGGCGCGGCGCCGAGCGGTTCTTCGTGCAGCAGACGAGGGCGCTCGGCGGAAGACACACCGAGCCGGTGCTGTCGGCCTACCTGCGCTCCACGTTCGGCCTCGCGGACGGAGCGCTGCGTACGGAGGCGGAGGCACGCGTGGGACTGGTCCATGCCGCGCGCACCGCCGTGCTCCTGGCCGGCAGCTACACCGACGCCTGCCGCACCCGGGAGGCGCAGGACGCCTTGATCGCCGCCGAGGCGCTGGCCGACTACGCGCAGGACCGCTCCGTCCAAGCCATCGCGCTGCGGCAGTTGAGCGAGAACGCCCTGCAACAGGGCGGGACGGCGCGCGCGGCGGCCTATCTCCACCGCGCCCTGGAAGTCTCCGACCGCACCCCCGGCCCGGTACGCGCGTACGTCGCCACGCAGGCCGCCCGAGTATGTGCGGCCCGCGCCGAGCGGCGCCAGGCCCTGGAGTGGTTGCAGACCGCGTTCCGGCTGCTGCCCCAGCACAGCGAGGGCGAGGATCCCTTCGCCGTCTACCCGGCGGCCGCCCTGCACTACCAGCAGGCTGCCGTCCTGCTCCGCCTCGGCGAACCGCGCGAGGCCCATGCCGCGCTCACCGCCTCGTTCGACGAGCGGCCGACCCAGGAAGCACGATCGATCCTGTTCACCCTGCTCGCCAGGGGCTGGCTGCATCACGCCGAGGGGCGCCGGGCAGAAGCCGCCGAGAGCGCGGACGCCGCCGAGGAAATGAACGCCACCATCGCTTCGACAAGAGCGGCCCGCGACATTGCACGGATCCGCTCCGCCCAACACCCATGAGCAACGCTCCCCGCGTTGGCGCGAACATGCGCACGTCGCACAGATCATCGAGCATGAAGACATGAATGATCCCTGGCTCGTCGCAGAGCTCCTACACGCCCACAGCCCCCACTCGCCCACCACCCCGACGCCGTTGCGTCCCGGATCCGGTGCGGACAGCGCTCGCCACGGACGGACACAGAAGCTTCGCTCCCCGAATTCAACACGTTCAACAACGGCCCGGGGCGTGGCGACCGCCTTGCCGGACAGGCCAGTTATTGACTGACCCGGCGAAGGGAACGACTGGGGCTTTTCGACCCCCCTCCCCCTCGTCATCCCGGCGCCACAATGGCGGCAAATCTTCACCCCTTGGCGTGACTCTCTTTCAGCGCAGCGGCCGTAACGTTTCCGCCAGAAGCCCCTTTGAGCTGCGCGATCGCCTCCGCTTCCCATTTCTAGGTTCTTCGTTCGAAGAACAGCCTGTTCTCCCCAAGATCCTTTGCGGCCTTATGGTCATGCCGATTCCAGCAGGACGTGATCTTGGGTGAGGTGTGGGTGTCTGGCGAACTCTTGTGCTGCGCCGCAGAGTTGAGGCTCTGTGGTGCAGCGGGGCGAAGTCCGCGACCCGAGGCTTTGGCGCTGTCCCGGCGGGCCCTGGGCCGGGACAGGGCCGCCCGGTGATGCTCCCTCTCGGATCCGGCCCGGCCGGGCAGCGGGCAGCCGTGCTCGAAGGTCTCGCCGGGATGGTGCCGCCGCGCGCGGTCACCAACGACGAGCTGCCGCCCGGCTGGGGCACCGACGACGCATGGGTACGCCGGCGCACCGGCATCGGGACACGGCATTGGGTCGCCCCGGGGGTCTCGACCGGGGACCTGGCCGTCGAGGCCGCACAACGCGCCCTCGACTCGGCAGCACTCGACCCGGCAGCCGCCGCGCCGATCGACGCGGTCATCGTGGCCACGTCGACTCCGGACCGGCCGATGCCCGCCATGGCACCGCAGCTGGCGCACCGGCTCGGGCTCGGCGAGGTGGCGGCGTGGGACGTCGCCGCCGCGTGCAGCGGTTTCGTGTACGCCCTCGCCACCGCCGCCGGGGTGATCGGAGCAGGCATCGCCCACCGGGTGCTCGTCGTCGCCGCCGAGGTGTACTCCACCCTGATCGCCCCGGACGACCGCAGCGCGGGCGTCGTCTTCGCGGACGGTGCGGGCGCGGTGCTGCTGCGCCGGGGCGAGCACGGCGAACCCGGCAGCGTCCTGGGCTTCGACCTCGGCAGTGACGGCTCCGGACACGAGCTGATCGAAGTACCGGGCGGCGGTGCACTCGCCCGGTCCGCGCCCCACCGGTACACCCGGGCGGACCTGCATTTCCGGATGCGGGGACGCGACGTCTTCCAGCACGCCGTCACCCGCATGACCCTGTCCTCACAACTTCTGCTCAAGAACGTCGGCTGGTCGGTGGACGACGTCGACCGGTTCGTCGCGCACCAGGCCAACGCCCGCATCCTGAGCGCCGTCGGCGAACGCATCCCCGTCCCCGCCGACCGACACGTCGCCAACATCGACAAGGTCGGCAACACCGGGGCGGCCTCCATTCCGCTGGCGCTCGCCGACGCCGCCGCAAGCGGCCGGCTCCGCGCCGGGGACCGCGTCCTGCTCACCTCCTTCGGCGCCGGACTCACCTGGGGCTCCGCAGCCCTGCTGTGGCCCGACCTCGGCCCGGTCCCGCCGGTCGACCACGCCGACGGTCCACCGCGCTCCGCCTGAGCGGCAGTTCCGCTCCCGCCCCGCAGTCCTTCCCCCGCAATTTCCCGTTCCACCCCACTGAAAGGGCACCGCCATGTCTGCGATCGACAGCGCGATCCACTCCGTACTGACCGGAAAGTTCGAGGTCGCACAGGACCACATCCGGCCCGAGGCCACACTGGAAAGCCTCGACCTCGACTCGCTCGCCCTGGCCGAACTCGCCCTGGCCCTGCAGGAGGAGCTGGGCGTGGAGGTGCACGAGCACGAGGCGACGAAGAGCACCACGGTCGGCGAACTCACCGCCACCCTGGCCGCCAAGCGCACCGCGGCAGGGGTGCTGTGACGGCTTCTCGCCGCGCGGTCGCCATCACCGGTCTGGGGCTCATCACCCCGGCCGGTGTCGGTCGCGAGGAAACCTGGACCGGCGTACTGCGCGGCGAGTCCACGGCAGCCCACGACCCCCTGCTCAAAGAGCTTCCCGTCGACTTCTCCTGCCGCATTCCCACGATGACGCCGCAACAGGGCCGGATCGGCGGCGGCAAGGCGTGGCGGATGGGACGGTTCTCCCAGCTCGCCGTGCTCGCCGCGCGCGAGGCCGTCGCCGACGCCGGTCTCGACCCGACGAGCTGGGACGGCGGCCGCGTGGCGGTCGTCATCGGCTCCGGGCTGGCCGGCGCCGCCCATCTGGAGGAACAGACGCTGCGCCTGCAGTCCGGCCCCGACCTCGTCTCCCCCGTCCTGATCCCGATGCTGATCTCCAACATGGCCGCCGGTGAGGTCCTCCTCGACCTGGGTGCGCGCGGCCCGTCCCTCGCGACGGAGACCGCGTGCGCCTCGGGGGCCAGCGCCCTGGCGGTCGCCCGTGACCTGCTGCTCTCCGGCGCCTGCGACATCGCGGTGGCCGGCGGCACCGAGGCGGCGATCAGCCCCGCGGTCACCGCCGGGTTCCAACGCATGGGCGCCCTGTCTACGCGTACCGCGGACCCTGCGGCCGCCTCCCGGCCGTTCGCCGCCGACCGCGACGGCTTCGTCATCTCCGAGGGCGCGGCCATCCTCGTGCTGGAGCGGGCCGAGGACGCGCACGCCCGTGGCCGACGAGGTTACGCCCACCTTGCGGGCGTCGGCCTCAGCTCGGACGCCCACCACCCCACCGCTCCCGCCCCCGGCGGCACCGTGGCGGAGGTGGCGCTGCGCGCGGCGATCCACGAGGCCGGTCTCACGCCCGCGGACGTCGACCACGTGAACTCCCATGGCACATCGACCCCGTTGAACGATCAGACCGAGGGCGAGCTCATCGCACGGGTCCTGCCCCACCGGCCCACGGTGACCTCCGCCAAGGGCGTGCTCGGGCACAGTCTCGGTGCGGCCGGCGCCATCGAGGCGGCCCTGACGGCCCTGTCGATCCACCACGCCACCGTCCCGCCCATCGCCAACCTCACCGCGGACACGCTCGCGTTCCCCCTGGACTGCGTGCTGGACCGGCCTCGGCGGCAGGCCG
Proteins encoded in this window:
- a CDS encoding beta-ketoacyl-[acyl-carrier-protein] synthase family protein, which codes for MTASRRAVAITGLGLITPAGVGREETWTGVLRGESTAAHDPLLKELPVDFSCRIPTMTPQQGRIGGGKAWRMGRFSQLAVLAAREAVADAGLDPTSWDGGRVAVVIGSGLAGAAHLEEQTLRLQSGPDLVSPVLIPMLISNMAAGEVLLDLGARGPSLATETACASGASALAVARDLLLSGACDIAVAGGTEAAISPAVTAGFQRMGALSTRTADPAAASRPFAADRDGFVISEGAAILVLERAEDAHARGRRGYAHLAGVGLSSDAHHPTAPAPGGTVAEVALRAAIHEAGLTPADVDHVNSHGTSTPLNDQTEGELIARVLPHRPTVTSAKGVLGHSLGAAGAIEAALTALSIHHATVPPIANLTADTLAFPLDCVLDRPRRQAVRAAASHSFGFGGHNVVLVLCAA
- a CDS encoding beta-ketoacyl-ACP synthase 3 translates to MLPLGSGPAGQRAAVLEGLAGMVPPRAVTNDELPPGWGTDDAWVRRRTGIGTRHWVAPGVSTGDLAVEAAQRALDSAALDPAAAAPIDAVIVATSTPDRPMPAMAPQLAHRLGLGEVAAWDVAAACSGFVYALATAAGVIGAGIAHRVLVVAAEVYSTLIAPDDRSAGVVFADGAGAVLLRRGEHGEPGSVLGFDLGSDGSGHELIEVPGGGALARSAPHRYTRADLHFRMRGRDVFQHAVTRMTLSSQLLLKNVGWSVDDVDRFVAHQANARILSAVGERIPVPADRHVANIDKVGNTGAASIPLALADAAASGRLRAGDRVLLTSFGAGLTWGSAALLWPDLGPVPPVDHADGPPRSA
- a CDS encoding VOC family protein, translated to MALGLLQVNFKAGDNAVLGRFWAEALGWGASGGTPGVTRVRPEGFAFPESGAICVDVVTVPDPETATCRVHLDLATTSAAHQAELVARLKDLGATPADVGQGDVPWTVLADPEGNVFCVLEPREVYRDTGPIAAVVVDCAEPRALARFWGEALDWTPHEVTDDYAQLHSAQGVGPYLEFLRTPGVLTARNRVHLDVAPHRGDDRAAEVARLRALGATDVDLGQGDVPWTVLADPEGNVFCVLAWG
- a CDS encoding tetratricopeptide repeat protein, translated to MAAPNDSLLSLIREAGWTYEALARRVNEGARQRALDTTYDRTAVAHWVRGSRPRRPVPDLLCELFTQRLGRLVEPVHLGLADARPPALEGAASLLAAIPGLEPNSMQSGGSSHTRVPEQRGRPGQTVPASRAQVWRGAERFFVQQTRALGGRHTEPVLSAYLRSTFGLADGALRTEAEARVGLVHAARTAVLLAGSYTDACRTREAQDALIAAEALADYAQDRSVQAIALRQLSENALQQGGTARAAAYLHRALEVSDRTPGPVRAYVATQAARVCAARAERRQALEWLQTAFRLLPQHSEGEDPFAVYPAAALHYQQAAVLLRLGEPREAHAALTASFDERPTQEARSILFTLLARGWLHHAEGRRAEAAESADAAEEMNATIASTRAARDIARIRSAQHP
- a CDS encoding phosphopantetheine-binding protein, with protein sequence MSAIDSAIHSVLTGKFEVAQDHIRPEATLESLDLDSLALAELALALQEELGVEVHEHEATKSTTVGELTATLAAKRTAAGVL
- a CDS encoding RidA family protein, producing MERTAVNPWTWSVEMGFNQGEIVSGHTRTLYCSGQTAMSDEGKPQHAGDMAAQLALSIDNLEAVLGEAGMSLANLVRLNVHTTDVDLLFQHYGVLASRLGAAAVAPATTMLGVTRLAVPDLMVELEGTAVA
- a CDS encoding helix-turn-helix transcriptional regulator gives rise to the protein MRADRLVSLVLLLRRHGRLTAPALARELEVSTRTVLRDIEALSAAGVPVYAERGRHGGFALLPGFQTELTGLNHDEALALLVAASRRGAQVFGLGSALASAMLKVVDALPESYRSTANDAAQRWLIDPETDLLSRPLLAEEVPDAVMTEVRRAVLAGHKLRIRYAAVDQAPKWRTVDPIGLVAVRDQAYLLAKRSGADRTYKLSRVSAAEELPEPAQRPEQVDLDRTWQERSTRFRTGGDQVTVLVRMNPARREELVRTALAILAEEADADGWLRLEVTFQDARHAEWALWQLATSAEALAPQWLRASLRERAAEIAGWYGEPS